The following are encoded together in the Narcine bancroftii isolate sNarBan1 chromosome 10, sNarBan1.hap1, whole genome shotgun sequence genome:
- the LOC138744487 gene encoding transmembrane protein 26-like codes for MAWHVYLSAVVPRLVFIFHILLAVSRVVLVNNDHMFWLLLLLTLPIFVEIIVTIHIQKGAEYKRFSPALFFYLINIIPPIWILEVYQLDEHLRSNECVSRNNSAGLYVSHQTGGQTIERNQNSSFPIKLVTFQNVDWILGLHQTLLIVLIIGKWILPLGIGVNRDQLSQLLLTFVGTAADILEFKSETQSEKGVRCCLELVYAIMALWTWSMLQFPLDLAVPQKEDMDLQHNPAWKAQLYKYSADLWSISISIFIQDGPFFAFRLYLMIGRKITHQMLLFFTIKNSLVLTLQIYRLVVIYLEIRQPWKSVDQLSNEAHVIPPPVEMDDIPE; via the exons ATGGCTTGGCACGTCTATCTCAGCGCGGTTGTCCCCAGACTTGTTTTTATCTTTCACATCTTACTGGCGGTTTCGCGAGTGGTTTTAGTGAACAATGACCACATGTTCTGGCTTCTGCTGCTTTTGACTTTACCGATCTTTGTCGAAATTATAGTGACCATCCACATCCAGAAAGGAGCTGAATACAAAAG attttctccagcactgtttttttATCTCATCAATATCATACCTCCAATTTGGATCCTTGAAGTCTACCAGCTTGATGAACACTTGCGCAGCAACGAATGTGTTTCAAGGAATAATTCAGCAGGCTTG TACGTTAGCCATCAAACCGGAGGTCAAACTATAGAAAGGAACCAGAATTCAAGCTTCCCGATAAAACTG GTAACGTTTCAGAATGTCGACTGGATCCTAGGCCTGCACCAGACTCTCCTTATTGTACTTATAATAGGGAAGTGGATACTGCCTTTGGGAATAGGAGTCAACCGAGACCAACTGTCCCAACTGCTTCTGACATTTGTAGGAACGGCGGCTGATATATTGGAGTTTAAGAGTGAAACGCAGTCAGAGAAAGGGGTCAG GTGCTGCCTTGAGCTGGTATATGCCATTATGGCTCTATGGACATGGAGTATGCTTCAATTTCCCTTGGACCTTGCAG TTCCACAGAAAGAAGACATGGATCTTCAACACAACCCAGCATGGAAAGCACAGCTATACAAGTACAGCGCAGACCTCTGGAGTATATCAATATCCATATTTATACAAGATGGGCCGTTCTTCGCTTTCCGATTATACTTAATGATTGGTAGAAAAATAACTCACCAGATGCTGTTATTCTTCACAATCAAGAATAGCTTAGTGCTGACACTGCAGATCTATCGGCTGGTTGTCATATATTTAGAAATACGTCAGCCCTGGAAATCCGTAGACCAGTTGAGCAATGAGGCCCATGTTATTCCTCCTCCTGTTGAGATGGATGACATCCCTGAGTAG